DNA from Marinagarivorans cellulosilyticus:
TGTGGTAATGTTAAGCGATTGCTTAGCGAGGGCTTTTTATGTATTCAAGTCAAACCCGATTAGCCGCTGCGAACGATAAGCCGCAAAAGGGCGATGCTGCTGTATTAATTGCATTAGCTGGCGAAGGTGAGCAACAACAGATATTGCTAACGCGGCGCTCTAAACGCATGAATTCCCATCGCGGTGAGGTAGCCTTGCCCGGCGGTATGTGGGAGCCGCAAGATGCTTGCCTGCAAGCCACCGCCTTAAGAGAAGCACACGAAGAGGTGGGCTTGCCGCCAGCCATGGTAACGCCTGTTGCCGCTATGCCTGTGCGGGCTACCCGGCAAGGTACGCGGGTGACACCTTTTATAGCGCAAGTGCCCGAAAACCTGCCGTTAGTGCCTTGCCAATACGAGCTAGAATCCCTTTTTTGGTTGCCGTTAGCAATATTGGCCGCCGACCAGCGCCAGCGTACCGATATTTTTATCGCCGAAGGGCAAGAGTACTGGGCGCCGGTATACCGTTTTAGTGGGTATAAAATTTGGGGCTTTACAGCCCGTTTACTGGTGGACTATTTAAACCGTTTTCACGGTGCCCATATAGGCAGGGCACACAGTGCTGAAGAGGTGATTTACCGCGCGCGTTAATGGCGCGCGCTTATCTGTAGGCTTAGGCTGTGGTAAAGCGTTTGGGGGTGGTTGCATGCTTAAAGTCCCAGTCTTTATGCATATCACAACGTTTTTGAGCTTCTAATTTCATATTCATGGGCACGCCGGTGCTGGTTAGAATCTCGTCGCATGCGGCGGCATTACCGCCTTTGGCTAAAAATTGTTTTGCCGTAATAAAGCGGTTTTTCTTGGCGACGTAGTCTGTGATTTGAACGACGGTTCTCGATAGATCCAGCCGGCTATCTAATAAGCGGATTGCGCTGTAGAGGTTGCTCACCGATGCTGCGTGGTGGCCCGTTTTGTGGCTAATCAATAATAACTTGCCAGCGGTTATTACCCATTCGCCCGCGGCGAGCACCCGTTGCCCAGCTAAAAAGCTTGAATGGTGAAATTTGCTAACAGCGTGTGAGTTGGTATAAAAAATACCATTCGCGCCACACACCCAAATCGCATAATTACGGCCACTGTGTGCTGTTTGTAAGCCCCAAGTGGTAAAGCGCTGCAGTGGGATGGAGCCTGTGCCCGGCGAGCCCAAAGCCTGTTGGTGGCGGTACATAATTTTATCGTCGCCAAAAACACACATATATTTCCAGCGTTCGTTCGGGGCAAGGTATTCAACTTGCGGTAAGCCGCGGGCTAAATTTTTGTCTTCTAGCCATTCGAAAAAACCGAGTGTGGTGCCTGCATCAGCTAGCCACTTGTCAAAGTGTGCTTTGGGCATATGCCCCCAAGATCGGTGGTTTGGGTCTAGGCCTTCTAGCCAATAATTGCGTGCACTTGTGGGGCTGGCTGCTTTAGCGCTGTAGTTTTGTAACGGATTGGTTTTGCCAAATTGGCTGCCGCTTGGTGCAAAAATCTTTTTGGCTGAGCCCCAGGCTTTTTTTGCTTTTTCCATCGCGATAAGCTGTTTTTGCACCTGCATACCCAGCTCGATAAATTGGGTGTAATAGGCTGCAGAAAATGTATGTTTTTCTATGTAGTCTTTTGCAATGGCAAGCAACTCTTGCAGCAGCTCTGTACGTTCTTCTACCGCTGTGCCCGTTTTTATGTGATACGCACGAAGAATAATTTCTGTTCTTGTCGCTTGTGCATCGTTGGCTTTGCCGTGTGAGGCAGCGTGCCATTGTGCGGCTTTTTGGATGTGGCTTGAGAGTGTAGGCATTATTATTTATCTTTTATCGATTAATTGGTTAAGGGCGTCTTTAAAAATGCAGTTTTTCCGGTGCGTCGCTCTACCTCCTGAATCCATTTAGTCGTCCGGGCGGTACTTGACCCACATTGACACGGATGGAGGTAATGCAGCAGTTGCCTGGAGCAACTTCTGTTCTTGCTCCTACACAAAAACTACTATTTTTAGAGGTGTCCTTAAGCTAGTAGGGCTGTTATTGTGACTTATAGAATGAACGTTAAAGTGGATAAAATGCAAGTGGGAAAAGGCTTTTTATTGCAATGCATGCGTTGGTGTGATGAGTGGGGATTTAATGCTTAAAGGTGTACATCATGTAGCCATTATTTGCGCAGACTACGCGCGCTCCAAAACCTTTTATGACGATATGCTGGGTTTGCGTATTATTGCTGAAAATTACCGAGAAGAGCGCGATTCCTTTAAATTGGATTTAGCCTTGCCCGACGGCTCGCAAATAGAATTGTTTTCTTTTCCTAATCGGCCACCTAGGCCTAGCTACCCAGAGGCGCAAGGTTTAAGACACTTAGCTTTTGCAGTAGAAAATATAGCGAGTGTTGTAGCGCAATTACGTGGCCATGGCATTGCGACAGAGGCTATTCGTGTGGATGAATACACCTGCAAGCAATATACCTTTTTTAGTGATCCAGACGGCTTGCCGCTAGAACTCTACGAGGCCTAAACCGTGCTGTTCACGTCCTTGTGAGCTCGCATTCTTTAGCTTGGGGGTACTTAATGTGTATTTGGTGTGGCACAGCTATAAGGATTAAAACGGTAATATTTTTTAAGGGGTAAGTACAGGTTTTCAGGGCGGTATTGTTTTGTGGGTTCGCGCCCGTGGTGGGGCTGGGGCAGCTGTGTATTGTTATAGCGGCATAAAACACTGTTGTGTAATGTTTCTCCCTTTAGTGGCCGGCGAATATGTAAGCCGGCCCCGTTAAATAATTTGTTGTCTAGGAATTCGTCGTGCAGTTGCCCGTACTCGCAGCTGGCCTGGTCAGTGGGGCATTGAATGTGCTGGGCGCTAGCGGGGAATAAATTAAAGCGCTTAAACTGTTGTAGCATCCAGTGCCGGCTGAGGTTCTCTAGCCCATCGTGATCCTGATAGCCGCCACCAACATCGGCGTGGGCGCCAGGGAACCACATTTGTTTGAGTATTTGATGGTTGTCGATGCGGTCGTCAAAACGCAGCGGCCTAAAGCTATTGCGCTGCTCGTCTATGGCTAGCGCGTGGTAACCGGCTTTAGCGTAAAGGTTCGTGCGGTATAGGTCTGGGTTTTCATCTTGCGTTAGCCCTAGTGCAGGCACGGTATCGAAAACGCCGATGGCATCAACAATTACTTTATTTGCGCCGCTGTACATCGGGTATTGGCTTAAGCGTTGTGTAATATTTTCCCGTAAGCGGTTTTCATAGTTGGGTTTGCCATCATTATGTTGGTGGTAGGTTTTATAAATATTAGAAACAGCTTCCACTAAGGCTTTGTTGTCTGTTGGTGCCGCATTGTTAAGTGCCTTTAGGTTGAGCAGGCCTGCAAATTCGATCATGCCGTTTAGTGCGCGTGCGGCGTAGGCACCGCGGCTAAAGCCAAAAATAAACACCTTGTCGCCTGGTTGGTAAGTTTGGCTTAAAAAAAGATAGCTTTCTTTGACTAAATCATCAACGCCTTTACCCATAATGCTGCCGGATATGCGTTGGAATCTTCGGGTACCTACACCTTGATGGTAAAAGGGGATGGTTGCACTTGTGCATGCTTGTGCAGTGGCAAGTGCATATAGCTTCCAGATATTGGTACTGGTTGCCGCGACATTGCCGGTGCCATCAATAAAAATCGCAATATTTCGGCTGGGGGCTTCGCGGTGATATTGCTCAAATTCGCGCCAGTTACGCGTAGTGCTGGTTAAATCTCCGGCCACCGTCTGCCACGCGGGAAGGCCGGCTTGTTGCGTGCCGCATACGGCAGGCTGCTGATTATTAGGAGCTTTTTCGGGGTAAATACCAAGGCTATCTTTATAACTACGGCGCTCAAAACTTGAGCAGCCAGCAACAATGCTGGTGATAGCTAAAAGGCTGAGAAAGCTACGCAAATGCGCACAGTTGATCATTTTCACGAGTTAACCTTATTATTTCTATTATTTATGCACAGTGTACCTTTAGTGAAAAGTGATTGCGGAAGATAATTAATATGTTTGTTTGACCGAAGAGTCTAAATTGAAACATTAGAATATGGCTGCCTCTCAAAATGCGCTTTTCCCGCGATGGAAGAAATGCAGAAAGTTGCCAGAAGCCACTTCTGTCCTTGCTTTCACAAAAAAGTACTATTTTTAGCGATGCCCATATGTGATTATGCATGCGCTATGGCTGATCTTGCGCAGGCGAGAGTGCGTATAAAGCCACAATTTTTTAGCCCATTAAAACTAGGAGTCGTTATGAAAGCAGCGTTAAGAAAAATGTGTTTATCAACTGTTATGGCTATAGCGCCGATGGCATTCAGCCATAGCGTTGTTGCAGATGAGATATCGCTCAAGACAACCGAGCTAGCGCCGGGTATTTATATGATTCAAGGGGTGGGGGGCTTTACCGGTGGAAACATATTGTTATCGGTAGGGGCTGACGGTGTTGTGATGATTGATGATGGTCTACCGCCTTTTTTAGGTCTATTGCAAGACAGCGTAAAGAAATTAACCGATAAAAATATCGATTACCTTATTAATACTCATATTCATGGCGACCATACCGGCAACAATGCGAGTTATGGCGCAGGTAGTACCCGCATTGTTGCACACGAAAATATGCGCCATCAAATGGTGACTAATGGGGTGCCCGGCAGTGCAGGCCCTGCACCTGCGGCTGCATTACCGGTAATTACTTTTTCCGATAAAATGGCGTTTCATTTAAATGGTGCTAATGCTCAGCTATTGCATCTTGCGCATGCTCATACCAATGGTGATACCGCTGTATATTTTGCCAAAGAAAATATTATTCACACTGGCGATGTTCTATTTAATGGCTTATTTCCTTATATTGATTTAGGCAGTGGTGGCACTGTGGCAGGCTACCTAGCGGCACAAAAAACTATTCTAGGTATGGCGGATGAAAAAACTAAAATTATTCCAGGCCATGGCCCGTTGGCGACAAAAGCAGATTTAAGCGCTTCGATAAACATGCTTGAAGATTCCATTAAGCGGGTAAAAAAGTGGGTGAAAAAAGGCTTAAGCGAAGACGAAGTTGTTGCCAAAAATCCGCTTAAAAAATACCACGACAAGTGGAACTGGGGAATTACTACAACTGAAAAAATGACGCGAACTATTTATGCCGACTTAACAGGGAAGCCTGCAGGCAAAGCCGAGCACAAGCATTAATGCCGCACGGCGAAAAGGGTAAGCCTTTTCGCCGTGCCCCGCGTAACTTAATCGTAACTATTCACCCGCTGGGAGCGCGTGCATAGTGCCCAGCCCCAGCAAGGATGCGTGGGGGTAGACTTTGCACAAAGTTGAGGAGCACAAAGCCTCAGATGGCTTAAGCGGCCTAGAAAATGATCGATTAGCACTCAATTTCACAGCTGGCTGAATAGTTACACTTAATCAAATTAAAAAGTGTAACCTGCGGTTAAGCTTAATACCCAAGGGTCAATTGCTACATCCACGCTGCCCTCAGCATCTCCAACTTTAAATTCTGCAGTGGTATCAATAGTAATGTAGCGTGCAGAGGCATTGATATGCCAGCTGCCATTCAGTGCGACATCAAAACCTGCCTGCAGGCCAATTCCCCAAGAGTCTTCAAGGCTTAAACTATTAAACCCTTGCTCTTGGCGAGCATTGGTAAATTCTTCACTAAAGAATGTAGTGTAGTTTATTCCAAGACCAAGATAGGGCTTAAAGGTACTGTCGCTCGAAAAATAGTAAAGGGCGCTAACGGTGGGAGGGAGGTGTTTTGTTTCTGCTAGTTCGCCATCCCCCAAGCCTAGTGCGCTATTTTTCAGATCGATGGTGTGGCTGAAAGGCGTTGCTGCCAGTAACTCTACTGCCCAGTTTGGGTTGTAAAAGTACACCAAGTTTAAGCCGAGTTGAATATTGTCATCGACCTCTACTTGCATGCCTGTGTCACCACCGAGTGCTGGCACTTGAATATTATCGCTGCCGTCGCTTTTAGGGCTTACCAGCGTTAGTCCGCCCCTAGCTACCCAGTCACCTGCCTCATAGGCTAGAGCTGGCGTAGTGTTGGCAGTGGCAGCGATGCAGGCGATTAATAAGATTTTTTTCATAGGTATCCTCAACACAATGTTTTATTTCGAAATTAATTAATTGTGTTAAGGATAAGTGAAAGCTAGCTTCGGGTTTTGATATGCATCAACGCGGGCCTATTCGTATTTAAGTGCCTGCGATTTACCGCGAAATACCCAATAAGAAAATGCCGTATATGCACATATGCAAGGCACAACAATTGCGGCTCCTACTAAAATAAATTGCAGTGATTCTGCCGCGCTTGCGGCCTCAAAAATTGTGAGCTGGCCGGGTACTATGTCGGGCAAGAAACTAGCGGCTAAGCCAAAAAAGCTACTTGCAAAAATTATAATCACACACAGTAGTGGCCATAAATCAGAGCGATGTCTTTTGCGAATATACGCCGTTAAGGCGGCGAAGCCTGCAAGCCCCAATAATGGGATAGCGATTAGCCAAACCCCGAGTTGGCTGTTAAACCAGCGGTTAAGTACATCGGGGTTGGCCCATAAATTGGCAAGGCTAACTAGGATAATACCTACGCCGGTAATTACCGTAAAAAGTGATAATTTTGCTTGGGCGCGTTTTTGTACGCTACCTTCTGTTTTATACACAAGCCAAGCAGCGCCAATTAGGCAGTAGGCAATACTCACACCAAGCGCTGCCAATATTGCGAATATGTAGGCTATTAAGCTGTGCTCAAACCCGAGCACAAAACGACCTAGCATATAGCCTTGGCATAAACTGGTAAGCAGCGAGCCTGCAAAAAAAGCTTTATCCCAATAAGCTTTTTGAGCCACGCTAGTCTTAGCGCGAAAATCAAACGCAACACCGCGCAAGATTAACCCCACCAACATAAAGGTTGCCGGTAAATACAATTGGTAAAGTACAATTGAATGCGCTGTTGGGAAGGCTATGAGTAAAATCCCCACAGCAAGTACGAGCCAAGTTTCGTTGGCATCCCAAAACGGGCCGATAGAGGCTATCATGGTGTCGCGCATGGATTCTGCCTGGCTTGATGAGGCCTGCGGTAATAGCATGCCTACGCCTAAATCATAACCATCGGCAATTGCATAAATAAATACTGCTAGGCCCATTAAGCCTGCAAAAATTATTGCAAGTTCAGCATGTGTCATTACAAGGCCTCCGCTTTTACAGGTTGCGTTTTTTCATTGTGAAATGGTGCATGGGGAATCTCTGCGCTTTCGTATTCTGGTACATCGACGGCCTTTTTGGCCATGCGCATTAGTGTGTGTATATAGGACACTAATAGCACTGCATACAACGCTAAATAAATGGCTAACGAAATTCCAACGTTGGCTGCGGGCTGTGTCGTAGCAGCCTCTTGGACGGTTAATACGCCGGTGACTAAATACGGTTGACGACCAATTTCTGTCACGTACCAGCCTGCAAGTGTGGCCACCCAACCGGAAAAAGTCATGCCTGTTAAAAAGCGCAGGTACCACTTTGGCCATGGTATTTTGCGCATTAAAAAGTAACTTGCCACCGCACCGGTTAAAATCATAAGCATGCCGAGTGCGACCATAATGCGAAAGCTGAAAAATATCGGAGCGACCGGTGGGTGATGCTCAAAACTATTAAGCCCTTTAATTTCGCCATTTAAATCGTGAGTCAAAATAAAGCTCGCGATTTTAGGTATGCCAAGCTCAAAGTGGTTAGTACGTTGGTTTTCGTCAGGTAGTGCAAACAATAGCAGGGGAGCGCCTTGGGTGGTTTCCCATACGCCCTCCATTGCAGCGACTTTTTGTGGTTGGTGCTCAAAGGTATTTAGCCCGTGCATATCGCCCATAAATAATTGCAGTGGCGCAGCTATAGCAATAACAATGAGCGCATGCTTTAGGGTGTTTTTTGGGGTGGATTTTGTGTCACCTTTTAATAGCCGGTAGGCACTTAAGCCTGCTATTAAAAAGCTGGCTGTCAGTAAAGAGGCTAAGAGCATATGGCCAAAGCGATATGGGAAAGACGGGTTAAAAATAATAGCCCACCAGCTGGTTGGGAAGGCTATACCGTCGCGTAGCTCGAACCCTGCGGGGGTGTGCATCCACGAGTTTAGCGCTAAAATCCAAAATGCCGATAGCATGGTACCTAGCGCAACGATAGCTGTGGCAAGGGTGTGCAGCCACGGTGGTACGCGGCTTTGGCCGAAAAGCATAATGCCTAAAAAAGTCGCCTCAAGAAAAAACGCCGTTAAGACTTCGTACCCTAACAGCGGCCCTGCAATATTGCCGACCTTTTCCATAAACCCCGGCCAGTTAGTACCAAATTGAAACGACATGGTAATGCCGCTGACTACGCCTAGCGCAAAGGTTAAGGCAAATATTTTTACCCAAAAGCGATAAGCGCGCTGCCATACTGGGTGTGGCGTGACGTGCTGGCGGATTTTGAAATACAGTAAGTACCAGCATAGCGCGATGGTGATGGTGGGAAATAAAATATGGAAACTAATATTGGCCGCAAATTGAATGCGCGATAACATTAGTACGTCTAACATGCCTAACTCCCTAAGCCGCTACCGGCCTATGTTTTGTAGGTGGTTTATTTGCTTTTTAACTTACTCTTTAATTCCAAAACTTTTGTTACACCAGAGCCTAGTTTCATTAACGATTTAAGGCTTTCTGGTTTCATGCTGCCTAAAGCGGTGGCCCAGTTGGTGAGCAGCTCTAGCAGGTCGTGGATTTCTTGTTGGCGTTTTATGCGGTAATTGCTTTCGCCTTCGTGCGCCAGTAATTGCGAACGCAAAAGCGATAGCGTTGGGTCTATTTCGCGTTTGCGGCGTTCTTCAAAAATAGTTTGTCCCATATCCCAAATACTGCCGCTGGCGGTGAAGTATTCTTTGCGGTCGCCTGGCTTGTGGCTTAATTGAATCAAGCGCCACGATTGCAGCTCCTTTAGCCCCATGCTTACATTGCCACGGCTAATGCTTAGAGCTTCGGCGATATGGTCGGCATTGAGTGGCTCTTCGGTGATCACAAGAAGCGCGCAAATTTGGCCTACTGTACGGTTAAAGCCCCAGCGGCTGCCCATTTCACCGCAGTGCATAATAAAGGTTTGGCTGTCGTGTGGCAGTTTCATGCTTGCGCTACCTGTACTGGGATTGTGGTTATACTGAATTTTCAGAAATTACTGAAAATTCTAAACCTTATTTGATATTCGTCAAGGCTTTTTGTATAAATAGGGGCGGCTTAGGCGGGTGGTTTTTCGGTTAGCTTTAGCTGGTTGGCAACTTGGGGGAGCAGCGCATATTTGGAAATGGGTTTGGTTAAAAAGTTGTTGGCGCCGACTTGGTATGCTTTGTTGAGATCTTCGTCGGTGAGGTTGGCTGATAGAAAGATAATGGGTAGCTGAGTCACTGGGTATTGCGCGCGCAGCCTTTGGCATAGCTCGTAGCCGTTCATGCCGGGCATCATTACGTCCATTATAACCATATCGGCGTGGCGGCCTTGGGCAAAGTAGTCTAACGCGGCTTGCCCGTTTATAGCTTCTTCTACCTTGTAGTGATGAAGCTGCAATATGCCGGTTAAAACAATACGGTTGATGGTGTCGTCATCAACAATCAGAATAATTTTGCTTTGCGGGTTGCTGTGCAAGCAAGGTAGGGACTTTGGTGGCGGGCTGTTTTGCTGTGCCTGTGCGCTGGGTTGGGCTGTGGCGATTTTATGTTTTGTGGTGCCTGCAGTGTTTGGCTGCACAGCGGGTGGTTGTTGTGGCGTGGCGCGCTGGCTCTGGGTGTTCGCTAAAGGAAGCGTAAATGAAAAGATTGATCCTTTGTTCACCGTTGAAGTGACATGAATACGACCGCCTTGTAGTTCGATAAGCTGTTTAGCGATGGCTAAACCTAGGCCTGTGCCAGAGTAGCTTTGGTTATCGCCGTGTTCTACTTGGTGAAAAACCTCAAAGATATGGCCTAGCTGGTCTTCGGCTATACCAATACCGCTATCGCGAATAATAAAGCATAGCTCGTTGCCGTCGCGTTTACAGCTGAGCTGTACGCTGCCTTCAGTTGTGTATTTAATCGCGTTGCCGATAAGGTTGATGAGTATTTGCTGTAAGCGGTTTTCATCAGCCATTACGGCGGGAACGTTTTCATTAATATCATTTATTAACTGCAAGCTTTTGGCGTCGGCTAAAGGCCTGAGTAGGGCATCGACCTGGGATACAAGTTGGTGGGTAACGACCACTTGGCGGTGTATATTTAGGCTTTGTTCGCTCAGCTTAGAGTAATCTAGTATGTCGTTGACCAAGCTAGCTAAGCGTTTGCCGCTATTGGTGATCATTGTGAGTTTGTCTAGGGTGTCTTTGTCGAGCTGTTCTTGCTTGGCGTCCATTAGGTTTTCGGCAATGCCTATAATGCCATTTAACGGGGTGCGCAATTCGTGTGAGGTACACGCTAAAAAGGCATCCTTGAATTTATCCAACTTAAGTAATTTATTGTTAAGCGTTTTTTCGTGTTGCAGCTGTACTTTGCGCGCTTGAATATGGAATATAAAAAAAATAAATAGCGCAGCACTCAAGCAATATAGGGCATAGGCCCACCAGCTTAACCAAGGTGGCGAAAGAATAATGACTTCAACACTAGCTGGGTCGTTGGACCATACACCATCGTGGTTGGCTGAT
Protein-coding regions in this window:
- a CDS encoding cytochrome d ubiquinol oxidase subunit II, which produces MTHAELAIIFAGLMGLAVFIYAIADGYDLGVGMLLPQASSSQAESMRDTMIASIGPFWDANETWLVLAVGILLIAFPTAHSIVLYQLYLPATFMLVGLILRGVAFDFRAKTSVAQKAYWDKAFFAGSLLTSLCQGYMLGRFVLGFEHSLIAYIFAILAALGVSIAYCLIGAAWLVYKTEGSVQKRAQAKLSLFTVITGVGIILVSLANLWANPDVLNRWFNSQLGVWLIAIPLLGLAGFAALTAYIRKRHRSDLWPLLCVIIIFASSFFGLAASFLPDIVPGQLTIFEAASAAESLQFILVGAAIVVPCICAYTAFSYWVFRGKSQALKYE
- a CDS encoding OmpW/AlkL family protein, with the translated sequence MKKILLIACIAATANTTPALAYEAGDWVARGGLTLVSPKSDGSDNIQVPALGGDTGMQVEVDDNIQLGLNLVYFYNPNWAVELLAATPFSHTIDLKNSALGLGDGELAETKHLPPTVSALYYFSSDSTFKPYLGLGINYTTFFSEEFTNARQEQGFNSLSLEDSWGIGLQAGFDVALNGSWHINASARYITIDTTAEFKVGDAEGSVDVAIDPWVLSLTAGYTF
- a CDS encoding MBL fold metallo-hydrolase; this encodes MKAALRKMCLSTVMAIAPMAFSHSVVADEISLKTTELAPGIYMIQGVGGFTGGNILLSVGADGVVMIDDGLPPFLGLLQDSVKKLTDKNIDYLINTHIHGDHTGNNASYGAGSTRIVAHENMRHQMVTNGVPGSAGPAPAAALPVITFSDKMAFHLNGANAQLLHLAHAHTNGDTAVYFAKENIIHTGDVLFNGLFPYIDLGSGGTVAGYLAAQKTILGMADEKTKIIPGHGPLATKADLSASINMLEDSIKRVKKWVKKGLSEDEVVAKNPLKKYHDKWNWGITTTEKMTRTIYADLTGKPAGKAEHKH
- a CDS encoding GbsR/MarR family transcriptional regulator, which produces MKLPHDSQTFIMHCGEMGSRWGFNRTVGQICALLVITEEPLNADHIAEALSISRGNVSMGLKELQSWRLIQLSHKPGDRKEYFTASGSIWDMGQTIFEERRKREIDPTLSLLRSQLLAHEGESNYRIKRQQEIHDLLELLTNWATALGSMKPESLKSLMKLGSGVTKVLELKSKLKSK
- a CDS encoding cytochrome ubiquinol oxidase subunit I, whose product is MLDVLMLSRIQFAANISFHILFPTITIALCWYLLYFKIRQHVTPHPVWQRAYRFWVKIFALTFALGVVSGITMSFQFGTNWPGFMEKVGNIAGPLLGYEVLTAFFLEATFLGIMLFGQSRVPPWLHTLATAIVALGTMLSAFWILALNSWMHTPAGFELRDGIAFPTSWWAIIFNPSFPYRFGHMLLASLLTASFLIAGLSAYRLLKGDTKSTPKNTLKHALIVIAIAAPLQLFMGDMHGLNTFEHQPQKVAAMEGVWETTQGAPLLLFALPDENQRTNHFELGIPKIASFILTHDLNGEIKGLNSFEHHPPVAPIFFSFRIMVALGMLMILTGAVASYFLMRKIPWPKWYLRFLTGMTFSGWVATLAGWYVTEIGRQPYLVTGVLTVQEAATTQPAANVGISLAIYLALYAVLLVSYIHTLMRMAKKAVDVPEYESAEIPHAPFHNEKTQPVKAEAL
- a CDS encoding T6SS phospholipase effector Tle1-like catalytic domain-containing protein, which produces MINCAHLRSFLSLLAITSIVAGCSSFERRSYKDSLGIYPEKAPNNQQPAVCGTQQAGLPAWQTVAGDLTSTTRNWREFEQYHREAPSRNIAIFIDGTGNVAATSTNIWKLYALATAQACTSATIPFYHQGVGTRRFQRISGSIMGKGVDDLVKESYLFLSQTYQPGDKVFIFGFSRGAYAARALNGMIEFAGLLNLKALNNAAPTDNKALVEAVSNIYKTYHQHNDGKPNYENRLRENITQRLSQYPMYSGANKVIVDAIGVFDTVPALGLTQDENPDLYRTNLYAKAGYHALAIDEQRNSFRPLRFDDRIDNHQILKQMWFPGAHADVGGGYQDHDGLENLSRHWMLQQFKRFNLFPASAQHIQCPTDQASCEYGQLHDEFLDNKLFNGAGLHIRRPLKGETLHNSVLCRYNNTQLPQPHHGREPTKQYRPENLYLPLKKYYRFNPYSCATPNTH
- a CDS encoding NUDIX hydrolase; the protein is MYSSQTRLAAANDKPQKGDAAVLIALAGEGEQQQILLTRRSKRMNSHRGEVALPGGMWEPQDACLQATALREAHEEVGLPPAMVTPVAAMPVRATRQGTRVTPFIAQVPENLPLVPCQYELESLFWLPLAILAADQRQRTDIFIAEGQEYWAPVYRFSGYKIWGFTARLLVDYLNRFHGAHIGRAHSAEEVIYRAR
- a CDS encoding VOC family protein: MLKGVHHVAIICADYARSKTFYDDMLGLRIIAENYREERDSFKLDLALPDGSQIELFSFPNRPPRPSYPEAQGLRHLAFAVENIASVVAQLRGHGIATEAIRVDEYTCKQYTFFSDPDGLPLELYEA